A section of the Pseudomonas lini genome encodes:
- the orn gene encoding oligoribonuclease: MQNPLNLIWIDLEMTGLNPDTDVIIEMATIVTDSNLNTLAEGPVIAIHHSDEILAGMDEWNTRQHGGSGLTQRVRDSRISMAEAEAETIAFLEKWVPKGKSPICGNSICQDRRFLYTHMKSLESYFHYRNLDVSTLKELAARWAPDVRDSFKKGSTHLALDDIRESIAELQHYRKNFIKF, encoded by the coding sequence ATGCAAAACCCGCTGAACCTGATCTGGATCGACCTGGAAATGACCGGTCTGAACCCTGATACCGACGTCATCATCGAGATGGCCACCATCGTCACCGACAGTAATTTGAACACCTTGGCCGAAGGTCCGGTGATCGCCATCCATCACAGCGACGAGATCCTCGCCGGCATGGATGAGTGGAATACCCGTCAGCACGGCGGCTCCGGGCTGACCCAGCGGGTTCGCGACAGCCGCATCAGCATGGCCGAAGCCGAAGCCGAGACCATCGCCTTCCTGGAAAAATGGGTGCCGAAGGGCAAGTCGCCGATCTGTGGCAATAGCATCTGCCAGGACCGTCGCTTTCTTTATACCCACATGAAGTCGCTGGAAAGCTACTTCCACTACCGCAACCTCGACGTGTCGACCCTTAAAGAGCTGGCCGCGCGCTGGGCGCCGGACGTACGCGACAGCTTCAAAAAGGGCAGCACCCACTTGGCCCTGGACGACATCCGCGAATCGATCGCCGAGCTGCAGCACTACCGCAAGAATTTCATCAAGTTCTGA
- the rsgA gene encoding small ribosomal subunit biogenesis GTPase RsgA: MAKRQLNRRQNWRIEKIQGERAARAAKRESSAVEALEGGDLGPEQTGLVIAHFGVQVEVEALDGELAGQVFRCHLRANLPALVTGDQVVWRAGNQGIGVIVAQLPRKTELCRPDSRGQLKPVAANVDLIVIVFAPLPEPHANLIDRYLVAAEHAGIRPLLLLNKFDLIDEQNAPALNALLAVYRTLGYPVLEVSAHHGNGMEQLQKQLDGHISVFVGQSGVGKSSLVNSLLPEVDTRVGPLSELSGQGTHTTTTARLFHFPGGGELIDSPGIREFGLGHVSRADVEAGFIEFNDLIGTCRFRDCKHDREPGCALLKALEEGRVQQQRMNSYRSIIASLPESSY, translated from the coding sequence ATGGCCAAACGCCAACTCAATCGTCGTCAAAACTGGCGCATCGAAAAGATTCAGGGCGAGCGCGCTGCCCGCGCCGCCAAACGCGAGTCCTCGGCTGTCGAGGCACTCGAAGGCGGCGACCTGGGTCCGGAACAGACGGGCCTGGTGATCGCGCACTTCGGTGTGCAGGTCGAAGTCGAGGCCCTCGATGGTGAATTGGCCGGCCAGGTGTTCCGTTGCCATTTGCGCGCCAACCTGCCAGCGCTGGTGACCGGCGATCAGGTTGTGTGGCGTGCCGGCAACCAGGGCATCGGCGTGATCGTGGCGCAACTGCCGCGTAAAACCGAGCTCTGCCGTCCCGACAGCCGTGGCCAGCTCAAGCCGGTGGCGGCCAACGTCGACTTGATCGTTATCGTCTTCGCGCCGCTGCCCGAGCCTCACGCCAACCTGATCGACCGTTATCTGGTCGCTGCGGAACACGCGGGTATTCGGCCGTTGCTGCTGCTGAACAAATTCGACCTGATCGACGAGCAGAACGCCCCGGCGCTGAATGCCTTGCTGGCGGTTTACCGCACGCTGGGTTATCCGGTGCTGGAAGTGTCGGCCCACCACGGCAATGGCATGGAGCAGTTGCAGAAGCAGCTGGACGGGCACATCAGCGTATTCGTCGGCCAGTCCGGTGTCGGCAAGTCGTCGCTGGTCAACAGCCTGCTGCCGGAAGTCGACACCCGTGTCGGCCCGCTGTCCGAGCTGTCGGGCCAGGGCACCCACACCACCACCACCGCGCGGCTGTTCCACTTCCCCGGTGGCGGCGAGTTGATCGACTCCCCGGGTATTCGGGAATTCGGCCTGGGCCACGTCAGCCGCGCCGACGTCGAAGCCGGTTTCATCGAGTTCAACGACCTGATCGGCACCTGCCGCTTCCGCGACTGCAAGCACGACCGCGAGCCGGGTTGCGCCCTGCTCAAGGCTCTTGAAGAAGGCCGCGTGCAGCAGCAACGGATGAACAGCTACCGCTCGATCATCGCCAGTTTGCCTGAAAGCAGCTATTAA
- a CDS encoding trimeric intracellular cation channel family protein codes for MLLMLYLIAITAEAMTGALSAGRRGMDWFGVVLIACVTALGGGSVRDVLLGHYPLTWVKHPEYLVLTSVAAMLTIFIARWMRHLRSLFLVLDAVGLVAFTLIGCMTALEMGHGMLVASVSGVITGVFGGILRDIFCNDIPLIFRRELYASVSFAAAWCYLLCIYLQLPGEQAILITLFGGFLLRLLAIRFHWEMPKFVYNDEA; via the coding sequence ATGTTGCTGATGCTCTACCTGATCGCCATTACCGCCGAAGCCATGACCGGCGCCCTGTCTGCGGGTCGTCGCGGCATGGACTGGTTTGGCGTGGTGCTGATTGCATGCGTCACGGCGCTGGGCGGCGGTTCGGTGCGCGACGTGCTGCTCGGCCACTACCCGCTGACCTGGGTCAAACACCCGGAATACCTGGTGCTGACCTCCGTCGCGGCGATGCTGACGATCTTCATCGCCCGCTGGATGCGTCATCTGCGCTCACTGTTTCTGGTACTCGACGCGGTGGGTCTGGTGGCGTTCACCCTGATCGGCTGCATGACTGCCCTGGAAATGGGCCACGGCATGCTGGTGGCCTCGGTCAGCGGTGTGATCACCGGGGTATTTGGCGGCATCCTGCGGGACATTTTCTGCAACGACATCCCGCTGATCTTCCGTCGCGAGCTCTATGCCAGCGTCTCGTTTGCCGCAGCGTGGTGCTATCTGCTTTGCATCTACCTGCAATTACCCGGTGAACAGGCGATCCTGATCACCCTGTTCGGCGGCTTCCTGCTGCGTTTACTGGCGATCCGTTTCCACTGGGAAATGCCCAAGTTCGTTTATAACGACGAGGCTTGA
- the queG gene encoding tRNA epoxyqueuosine(34) reductase QueG, which produces MPAITTDLPALAQSIKDWGRELGFQQVGISGLDLAEHEQHLKRWLAAGYHGEMDYMGAHGSKRSHPEELVPGTLRVVSLRMDYLPGDTEMAKRLAEPEKAYVSRYALGRDYHKLIRKRVQQLAEKIQAVIGPFGYRAFVDSAPVLEKAIAEQAGLGWIGKNTLVLNRKAGSYFFLSELFVDLPLPVDPPHATEHCGRCTACLDICPTNAFVGPYVLDARRCISYLTIELKSAIPEDLRPLIGNRVFGCDDCQIVCPWNRFARPSGESDFKPRHNLDNAELAELFMWDEDKFLSSTEGSPLRRAGYERWLRNLAVGLGNAPSSIPVLEALKARRDYPSELVREHVEWALKQHEQRAGNNGSRT; this is translated from the coding sequence ATGCCCGCTATTACCACAGACCTGCCCGCCCTCGCCCAATCCATCAAGGACTGGGGCCGCGAGCTGGGCTTTCAGCAAGTCGGCATCAGCGGCCTCGACCTGGCCGAGCATGAGCAGCACCTGAAGCGCTGGCTCGCGGCCGGCTACCACGGCGAAATGGATTACATGGGCGCCCACGGCAGCAAACGCTCACACCCGGAAGAACTGGTGCCCGGCACCCTGCGGGTCGTTTCCCTGCGCATGGACTACCTGCCGGGCGACACCGAAATGGCCAAACGCCTGGCCGAACCGGAAAAAGCCTACGTCTCGCGTTATGCCTTGGGCCGCGATTACCACAAATTGATCCGTAAACGCGTGCAACAACTGGCGGAAAAAATTCAGGCGGTGATCGGCCCGTTCGGCTATCGCGCCTTTGTCGACAGCGCCCCGGTGCTGGAAAAAGCCATCGCAGAACAGGCTGGCCTTGGCTGGATCGGCAAAAACACCTTGGTCTTGAATCGCAAGGCCGGCAGCTACTTCTTCCTCAGCGAACTGTTCGTCGACCTGCCGCTGCCGGTCGACCCGCCCCACGCCACCGAACACTGCGGGCGCTGCACCGCCTGTCTGGACATCTGCCCGACCAACGCCTTCGTCGGTCCGTATGTGCTGGACGCCCGACGCTGCATTTCGTACCTGACCATCGAACTGAAGAGCGCGATCCCCGAAGATTTGCGGCCATTGATCGGCAACCGGGTGTTCGGTTGCGATGACTGCCAGATCGTCTGCCCGTGGAACCGCTTCGCCCGGCCTTCCGGCGAAAGCGATTTCAAACCGCGGCACAATCTGGACAACGCCGAACTGGCTGAGCTGTTCATGTGGGACGAGGACAAGTTTCTCAGCAGCACCGAAGGTTCGCCGCTCAGACGCGCGGGTTACGAGCGTTGGTTGCGCAATCTGGCGGTGGGCCTGGGTAATGCGCCGTCGAGCATTCCGGTGCTGGAGGCACTGAAGGCACGGCGGGACTATCCGTCGGAACTGGTGCGCGAACACGTGGAATGGGCCTTGAAACAACATGAGCAACGCGCTGGTAACAATGGATCACGCACTTAA